CGCTCCCAAACCCGGTGATATCGGGAGAGAATAACGCCGAGAATGCCTGTATGTCCTTCTTCCGGTAGGCCGTGGCATACTGCTGCATGACCGCGATTACTTCTGCATCCTGTGCGGGTGTGAGTTTCATAGCAATGGGTTATCGAAATCAACCTATTATTATTTTGTTATTCATAATCGGAAAAAAGGTAAAAGTTTTGCCATTTTCATCTCCCGTCCCTCATTGCCGATCAGCATAGATCCCGGATCCCACAAACCAGGTATCATCGACCGGTGCAACATAGCAGAGTTTCAGGCCGGGTAACCCGGTATCCGGATTGAGATAATCCACGTACACAAATCCTCCGCCCCGCTTTGCTGCCGAGATCTCCCACTCGATAATTTTTACCCCGTGAGTATCAGAAAAATTCAGCCGGTTCGAGCCGATCAGTTCCGGCTGGAACGGGAGTGCGAGCGTGGTCCCGTTATTGGCGTAGGCAAAGATATACCGGCTTCCATCAGCAAACGTACCGTTCCGATCATTGAAATCAGCAATCGCCCTGCCGGCACCCTGCACCTGGGCATACCCGCGGGCCAGCTTCACCCTCTGGACAAGTTCTTCCCGCTCAGTAGTGTTGAACCCGGCCGGCAGTTCGGGCAGGTACATTCCGGCTCCTACAAACCATTCATTGTCAACCGGCATGACCGTGGAGAACTTGAACTCCTCCCGGTAATTATCCCCGGGATTCGGGTAGATATAGTAGACTGAACCCCCGCCGTCACGGGCAACTTCGGTCATCCGGTCGATAAATGCAACCCCGTTGGAATCGGTAATGCCGGTCCGATCGGTCCCGAGCAGACCTTGCTGGTAGGGCAGTGCAATGACCGTCCCGTTCATCGTGTACGCAAACACGTAAAGGTCCCCGTCGATGAATGATCCGTTTACGTTATTGAACTCGCGGAGAGCTGCCTCCTTCCCGTGTTCCTGTGCATAGGCATGTGCCGCGTTTACAAAACGGGTGAGATTTGCAGAGCGGGCATCGGTCGCCCCTGTCACGTTCGCCGGTATTTTAGTAGTTTTCACGGCGGCTTCACGGTCGATGCTGGTGACTACTACCCGCCATGTTGCCCCATCGATCCCCGCGGTTTCCCAGACCGCAGTCTTGGTGACATTCCGGTTCCATTCCTTGTCCCAGAAGACATAGTTCGCTGTACCGGACGGCTCTTTGATGATTTTAGATACAAATTCCTGCAGAACTGGATCTGCATAGACGGGGTCGGATACAATATTTTTCCCGATCTCTTCTTTTGTCGTGTCGAAGACCTCGGTCCCGTCCAGCTGCGTTACCCAGACATCATAGCCCGTGCTGCGGATCACCGGCTCGATATGCCGGCCAAGGAAAACATCCGCCGGATAGGTGATATCAGTATAACCGAGATACTCTCCTGATGCAGAGAACACCGGGTAGCTTTGCGAGATACCGGTGAAACCTTCTTCCATCCTAAAGACCCCGCTGACAACCGGCACCCGCTCCGTGTTTGCCTTCCGGACCTGCGACTGCCAGCTCAGGTTCATACCAACCATCCCGGCATGGTTCCGGGGCACTGCGGTTGTAACGATTCCATCCCGCGAGATGACCAGAGAAGAGACCGCCCAGGGATGACGCATGAGATTTTCAGCCAGGGCTGCCTCTGCGCCGGGGCCCGAAAGACCCGTTGTGGAGAGGACATGGGAGTTATTCTGAATCCCTGCTTTGAGTTCGCCGAGATCGTTGTTGATTGAAACGGTGAGCTGTCCTGCAACCGCTTTCATATCAGTGATCTTCGGATCGGCAACCGTACTGGTACATCCCGCCAGCGATACAGATACTACCATGAGAAAAAGAATCATGGCAATGTGAAATGCCTTCATAGCACTCGTGTTAGCCTTGCATCACAAAAAATATTGTCAAATGGTGTGATGCAACCAGAGGAGTGCCGCGACGGCTAACGAGGACTGGGGGACAATGCCGGGCGGAAAGGAAGATCATACGTGACAAAGGCCCAGCATTTCCGGATCGTTAAAAGGGGGGGTGACCGGAGAATTACTATCAGGCTATTTTACTAAAAGGATTGTAGATTACCAGATCAGGTACCTGATCGAAATCCCGCTCGTTCCGGGTAACGAGGGTCGCATCCAGTGACAGGGCGGAGGCAGCGATGACGGCGTCGGGGAGTGCTATATTTACCCTCGTACGGAGTTCAATGGTTTTCTCTGCAAGAGTATCAGTAAGAGGCAGGCACCGGGCACAATCAAGAAGACTTCTGGCTTTCTCAAGTCCTTCGGGGGTGTGATCTTTCCATCCAAGAAGTTCGATCCGGGTGATAATGGAGATATTAAAAGACTCCTGAAGAATCCGGTCAAGGACCGGTTTCTCGTCATCAGGAATTGATCCCGCGAGATAATAGATGAGGATATTGGTATCGATGAGATAGGAAGTCATCCTCGGTTCCACTCACTCCGGAGGGCCCGTGCTACTTCCAGGGGATTTTTGATCCTGTCACGATATATCCCGTAATACTCCTGCGGATTGCAGGGTGCAAGCCTTGGCTTCTGCACCTGAAGTGTCCGCTCCCAGAGTTCAACAGGGATTATGACGCTTTTCTTGTGGCCGCCAGCGTCATACACGTACTGGATTTCATTCATTGTACCATCATTATTCCCGCGAGAGAATATAGTTTTCCCGGTGCTGGCGTATCCTGGGGACTGGCCGTAACTCGCAAGTCGGAGTCTCCTATGTCCGAAATTTTCTTACAGGATCCGGCCGGAAAATTATCCGGCCGGTTCCACCCGGACCGAGGCGAAGGGGCGGGCTTTTGCTTAACGAGGCACCCGATCCGCCGGTTCCAACGCTCGCCGGAATAAAAACGGAGAATTAAAAAAAAAGATCTATTAACCATCACCGCTCACTATTTTTACCATGTTTGAATCAGGCAACAAACCTGTCGTTGAGGATACTGAAGAGAACCGGGCAATCTGCAGGAAATACTGCAAGAACTGCCAGAACTACCGCAAACACTCCCTGGAAAAACACCAGCCAACCGAACTGTTCTGCTCATGCGGCCAGTCGTCTGCCACGGACATGAAACTCATCGGCTGTTACTGCTCGGGCTGCGAGGTCTATATACAAAACCACCTCCGCGGCGGCTTCTTCTGCGTCCGACGGTAATTTTTTTATTGATTTTTATTTTATTTTTTCAGGCCGGGTAGGCTTAACATTTTAAAAAAAAGTTGGATTTTTTTTGTACCGGGGCCTGTCGGGAAATTTCTTTGGCCTGCCAGAAAATTTGAACCATACGTTGCGGGATCCTCTGTTGTATCGCCATCATTTTTTTCAAACCGCTTTTATTCCCCTGTGCCTGCAAAAAAAAAGAAAATTACTATTTTTTGGGAGATTTGGGAGGAATTGCCAGCAGGTCATCCTCCTTCCCCGCGGCTTCCCGCTTCTCCATTGACCATCCGATGATAGAGATCGCTATGGCGGTGATCAATACAGCCGTGAGCAGGATGTCAGTAATCGTGTTTTTTGGCATAATGAAAGTCAGTATAAAAAAAACCGGGATGAGCCCGATTGCAATCATTTTCAATTGTACCTGCGTTACGTGCATTGGAGATCCTCACGCCTTCCTCTCAAAGAAGAACTATAGCTGGTTCGCCGCAGAGCCTCATATGGGTTTCGGGAGGAAGAAAAAATGTGATTAACCGGACTTCATGATCCGGTGAGTAAGGTTCCGGGCAGGTTCGGGGAACCGTCCTTTAATGAATTCGATAATACGTTCGGTTAAGGTTGTCCGCTGGGTCTCCCGGATAAGATTGAGTTCATTGCCCGGCGTTGTATCCACAGTCACGTTCACGTAGGCAAGGCCGACAACATTCTGCAGATCTTTTGCATCGTAAATCCGCGGGCCGTACTGGTATTTGTTCTCCTGCAGCCACGGGTCAGGGTAGCCGGGCAGGGCAGTTGTACCATTGGCAAAGTCACTCACCATCATGTTGCTGTATTTCACTACCAGCTGGTCGGAAAGTTTCCACCAGTCATTCTTGTTCTCCAGGGCATTTGCCGTACTGTACCCGGTAAGATACGCCCGGGCTGCATCCTCTCCCTGCGTATAATAGAGTTGTCGTGCATTCTCCTCAAGAACCGGCTGAACGGCAAACTGTCGCTGCTCAATTGCCTGCTGCCGGGCCTTGATATCACCGGACATGGCACGATAATTGAGCGTTGCCCAGTTGGTCACGTAGTTAAACGCCCACCAGGCCTGATCCCGGCTGAAGGTGGACCGGTCAGTATTCGACCATTCGGCGGGAACCTGTGTCCCTCCTGCGTAAAAGGGAATATAAAGCGTCTCGGCTGGCTGGGCAAACCCGAACCAGGCAATTCCGCCAATGGGGTCGGGGAGCCAGCTCCGGCCCTGGTTGATGTAGCTGTACCCGCAGAACATCTCGGAGACCGCACGGGGCCATGCACCCGGTTTTACTTCGCCAAAGATAATGTGGCCGTGATCATCGAACGGTCCGCGCCAGCGGTAGGGATTCCCGAACGGGCCGGCTGCCGGCCCGGTGGTGAGATCCCAGACCGTGCCTTCGTAGTGATTCCTGAAAAGGGCAAAGGCATCGGCGGTGGAAAGTTTTTTGTCAGGAGCAAGGCTGAAGGGGTATTCCTTCGAGTACGTGTCGGTAACGTACGGCGTAAAGTTACGGGATGGCGCAATCCTGCTGTACAGGCTCCAGACCCGGCCAAGGGAATAGTACGGGTGCGAGTACTCACCCTCGCTCACGGTATTTAACCAGTCAAGGTTTCCCTGTGATTCGTTCCACCACCCGTTTGCCTTTGCAGCGGGAAAGAGGCTGGCAGAATACATCTGGTTGGGATTGCCCGGCACCACATCCCGGATACGGAACGTGTTGGCCGTGACAAAGATCTCGCCATTGGGAACTTTCTGTGCTACCCAGAGTCCGCCTTTTCCGTCAGGTGTACCCCCGCACATCTCGATGACCCAGGCTTCTTTGGGGTCGCCAAAGAGCAGTGTCTCTCCGGTGCCGTAATAGCCGTACTGGTCAATGAGCTGGCCGATTAAGGTTACCGCTTCTTTTGCCGTCCGGGTTCGTTCGAGCGCGATATTCGAGAGCTCTGAACTATAGAAAATCCGGTTTTTCGGGTCGGAGACGGGCTGAACTTTTGCTCCCGTTGTCACTTCCCCGGACATCAGCTGGTGCTCGTTGATGATCCCGTAACTGCCGGTGTAATACCCGTACGTGTGTTTTACTTCCGGGATGTAGGCTAAGGGTTTTGACTGCGCTTCCTTGACACTCGTGGGTTCATCGGATCCGGAGTTGGGATCATAGTTGACCGCCCGCATCGCACCTTCAGGATGATCTGCTGCGGGTACATAGATGATCTGGGAACTCTCGTTTGCTACCTTGTGCCCGACAACGCTGGCACCAAAGCCGTCATTCGTGTGCCCTACATACATTGACCCGTCAGCAGATGCACCCGGTGTAATGATGAAACTGGTGCATGCCAGGGCCGGAGAGCAGAGAAGGATCAGCGCCAATAAAAGCGCCGGAAACCGATTTGTCGATAGGATCGCCATGCAACTTTTCCTTGGGATGAGGAAATATTTAATCGATGCCCTTTCATTTTCCGGAGCGGTTGCCTTCAGATCATTTTGATCTGTCGGTAAATCCTTTCTTCCTCGCTGGCTCGCTTTTGACCCCGCTGTGGGAATTGGTTCTTTCTACCGGGATCTCCTTTACCGCAATCCTGTCATAGCGGAGAGGACAGGCACCAACCCGGGATAATTCTCTCTGTACCATGAGACACTGTGCGGTAGACCCACCCAGGGAATGGATGTATTGATCACAGTGATTTTCTTCACAGAACTCCTCAAGCATATACCGCAATGGAACAAGTGAGGGGATAAACTGATGCCTGTCCTGATTTCCTTTAAGGTTTATGCTCCACATCATCCAGATCAGATGACTGTTAAGGGGATGGAGGCCGGGGCGTGGGTGGATGAAAGGGGGCCGGAAGTGGTGCGGGCAGAGGCGTGTGAAATTTTTTTAAGGGGAGACGGTAGATTTTTTTTTTAGGATTTGCAAAAAAATTTGTTTTTAAAAAAAAATATCCGGTGAGAAATTTACGGGGGAAAATATGGCCGGAAAATTTCCTGCCCGACTCCTTCTGGTTCGCCGGGAAACTCAACAATTAAACGATCACACACTGACATGTCATTATCATGGCATCCGATTCGTGGCGGGACAGGATTCCGGCCAGGCAACAAATTCTCTTGGGGATCTGCGCACTCTGTGTTCTCCTCCTGGCGGCACTTTTTTTTGCCGGGTATCTTTTCGGGCCGGCTCCGGCATCGCATACTAACCCCAACGTCCAGGTGAAAATTCTCGCGGTAAATGATTTGCATGGGCACATCATCCCGGGCCAGACCCTGAACAACCGCCCGGTCGGCGGTATTCCGGTACTGGCATCCTACCTCAATGCTGCAATGGCATCCGGGAAGGCAGATGGGATCATCATTGCCCTGCCCGGGGATGTAATGGGAGGTTCACCACCCCAGTCCGGGCTGCTTCTTGACGAACCGTCCATGGTGTTCTTCAACAGCTATGCAAACCAGCACTGTACCTTCGGATCGCAGCCCCAGGATCCTTCCTGCAATATGGTTGCAACGCTGGGAAACCAGGACTTCGACTACGGGGTTGCAGAACTCATGAGAATGATCAACGGGGGAAATGGCACAACCAACATCACCCACATTGTTGACCCGTATCCCGGCTCGAAACTCGGCTATGTTGCAGCAAATGTGGTCTGGACTGCCAACCAGACACCGGTCCTCCCGCCCTATACCCTGCGGGATGTCGGAGGTGTCAGGATTGCATTTATTGGTGCCGATACCATGACTACTCCCCAGCTCCAGAATGCTGCCAATCTCGACGGGGTCTCATTCCAGGACGAAGCCGATGCCATCAACCGGTATATCCCGGAGATCCAGAAACAGGGAGTCCATGCGATCGTTGTTGTTCTTCACGAAGGCGGCACCCAGACACCTTATGACGGCCCCACGCAGGCAAACGGAACCGTGACCGGGCGGGTGGCCCAGATTGTTCCCCGGCTTGACCCCGATGTCGATGTAGTGCTGTCAGCCCATACCCATGAGTTTACCAACACGTACCTCCCCAATGCCGGCGGGAAACCCGTGCTTGTCACGCAGGCATACATGTACAGCAGGGGATTTGCCGATGTCGATCTCACGATTGACCGGGCAAGCGGGGAGATCGTGGAAAAATCCGCACAGATTATCTTAACCTATGCCGATCAGGCCCCCGGCACCAGCCCGGATCCCGCGGCCACTGAGTTCCTTGCTGAGGATGAAAATGTCCTTGCCCCGGTGATGAACCGGCTCATTGGCGTTGCTGCCCAAAATATTACCCGGACGCAGAACAGTGCCGGGGAATCGGCTCTCGGCGATCTTCTTGCAGACGGTGAGCGGGCTGCGATGAAAACCGATGTGGGATTCGATACTGCCGGTGACATCCAGGCAGACCTGTCTGCTGGAAATATTTCCTGGAACGATCTCTATGCAGTCCAGCCGGCCAGCGGCACGGTCCTCTCGATGACCCTGTCCGGTGCCCAGATCCGGCAGGCCCTTGAACAGCAGTGGCAGCAGCCGCTTCCCCCGCACAATCTCATTGTCTCGGGGCTTGTGTATAGCTGGGATAAAGCAAAACCTGCCGGCAGTAAAGTGACTGCCGTAACAATACGCGGTGTACCGTTAAACCCGAATTCGAGCTACACGGTTTCCACGGTTGCCTACCTTGCCATGGGCGGTGACGGGTATACAACATTTACCCGGGGAACGAACATGACGTATGGGCCGGGAGATATCGATGCCCTTGTTGCCTATGTCGGGTCCTTGCCGCAACCGGTGAATGTGACCACGGACGGGAGAATACAGAGGATCAACTGACGTTGAACCGGCATCTGCCACAGTCTTTTTTTTTTAATTATTGTTGAGGGGACCGCGGGTGTTTCCCGGGGTTTTGGGCTTTGTTTTAGTACCTTGAGGGAACGGGGGCCGGGGCTTGGCCGGATGAATGGGGGTGGGGAGTGCTGAGGGAAGGGTTTTGATGATGAGTTGAGTGAGGACGGGTTTGTTGGCGGACCGCGATTCAGGGGGAGATACGAGTCTGTGACCCGGAGTTTTTACCTGAAATTTTTCCGGTGCTGGTATGAGCATTCCATTTTTTTGCACAAGTGCAATAACAATGGCCGACGAGATGGATGCATACAGGCAATCTCTAAAAAAAATAGGGACAGAATTATTCCTTTGTGACCGTGAGTTTGCCGTAGTTACTCAGCCAGACTTTTGTATCTTCCGTGCAGGTGTCACACATGGCCCGGGGTTCCTGAACCCCCATATCCACCATTGTCGGGTCATTGATTGCCGGGACGAGCGGGACATCGACATCCTTCTGGATGATATAGCGGTACGGGTCGAGACTGCCGAAGAAGTACTCTTTGTACTGGTGCCGGTCGTCCGCGGTTGCGTTATGGGACCAGTCGGCACCCTCTGCTGCGGTCACATCAACAGGGATCCATCCGTACCCTTCGAGATAGTACTCTGCCCAGAAATGAGTGCCTGCCTTTCCTTCAATCATCTGGTAGCCGCCGGGTGCCCGGGCGGGGATGCCGAGAGAGCGGCAGAGTGCGGCAAAGTATACGCTCTGGGTTCCGCAGTCGCCAATATCAGTCGTAAGCATATAGGTGGATTCAGGGATTTTCATTGCGTTAATCCAGGAATGCGGGGCGTGACTGTAGGGGAACGTGTCCACGATAGACCAGTAGATCTTCTGTGCCTGCAGGTACGGGTTGGTCTCATTCCCCACGATCTCTTTCGCCTTCTTCTTCATCTCGGGAGTAAGAGCGATATTATTGCTGGCCTTTGTGTATTTCAGGTATTCCGGATCGTTCGTGTTATAGGGTTTCACTTTTACGGGATCGATGGTGAACCGCTGTTCGTGCTGGGTGAAACTGAACCGCGTTGTGACATTCAGGAAGGGATCATTAAACTCTTCGAGCGGGACCTCGAGATAGACGAGACCAATATCCGCACCCGTGCCGGTTGAGGACTTCACGTACCGGGCCGGCTCAACGGAGATGATCGTTACATTGGTCTGGGAACCGGTCTCCACCGGCAGGGGCATCCAGAGTTTGAACGTGCCGGTCTTTGGGAGCTCTTCGCGGGGGATCGAGATCTCCCCGAGGCCCGTATACCGCACCGGCTCGCCGTACGGCCCGGCTCCCGCCGTCTTTGGTGTGCGTACCAGGGGGATAATCTGATCGTACAGCGGAGTATAGTTCATGGCGGCCGTCCTCTTCTGCATCAGCGGCGGGTTATGGAACCAGATGTTATTGACGGTATCAAGGGAATACATAACCTCCCCGTCAGTTGTGATGGTTGTTACCTTTGTTGCATCGAGGAGGGCTGTCCTTTCCTGTACGGACATGTTGGAGAAGGTCTCTGCAACCTGCTGTTCTGCGGCACTGCGGTTCCAGGGGAAGGGGACGAGCTTCATCAGGGTAATCGTATCCCTGTCCCGGGCCTTAAGGGCGGCAGCAGTGTTGCCTTCTGCGGTGTAATTTTCCTGCGCAAGGCCAAAGAGTGTCTCTGCGGCATTCAGGTTGTTGTTCCTTACTTCGTTCTCACCCTGCGCATAGAGTGCGTCACCTTTGGACGCTGGTACCGGGGTCTTTTCGGAAGTGCATCCCGCTGCAAGGATGACAGCGATGAGGACACACGCAGTTATCACGGATACTACGGGAAATTTATTCATGGTTCGCCGGATAAAGAGACGGATGTGCGGGGAAATTAAGCTGTTGAAATGATCTTGCCCATCACCGGGGGGTGCTCCCATAAACCCTTCATCCGGGCTCATAATTGCCCCGGATTGCATCATTTCCGGCACCCGACCGGCCAGTTACGGTGATTTCCCGGTCAGTTCTTTTCAGAAAATAGCATTTCAAACCCTGTTGATGAAAGGGGGCGTTTTGAGAGGAGATAAACCGGCCAGTACTGTGCAGTTTGGATTGAGGATCTCTGATAGCCCTTGAGGAGAGGAGGTTCGAAGGATGATGAGCAAAAGAACCCCCCTTTTAGGGATCGATTATTCTGGCCCGGGACACTGTAAGAGATGCTCTCCCGCAGACCTACTTCTCCGACGGAGAGGGGGGGTGCCCGGGTATGAAGAGGGTATCATTTTCCTGCATTATTTGCGAGATTTGTCGGATTAAAGCTCATCGCATTTTAACGGCTCTTATTTTGGGCAGTAAATGCCAAAAAACGGCATTTAATTGCTCTAAAAGTTTCCTCTTTATTGCGCTTTGGAGGGCAAATCTCCCTTGAGATGACCTGTAGTAGGTGGAAAATGAAAAGAAGCCCAGCTTTGGGGCTCCGATCCGGGAATCTTTCGGCGTGCATCGACGTGAATTTGACCGTTTTTTACGGACCCCGGCTTTGTGAAATTCCTTTCGGAAAGAAGTTTTGGTGAAAATTTTTATTGTGAAGATCCTTTGAAATTTTTAACGCGTGTTCTGCTCAATATTAAAAAAAACCGGTTGATTTTTTTTGTACCGGGCCCGACCGGGGAATTTCCAGCGGCGCTTAAACCTTAGCAATCGCTCACCGGCAGGATGAAATGATTACCGTTTAATAACCGGTAATGAGTACCATTCCTGAGTGAAAGGATAATGACGGCAAAACCCTGCTGCATCTTTTTGGTGCTCATCCTTCTTGGCATGCTCTGCGTAGTCCCGGTGCTCGCAGATACCTGGGAGAACAACTGGGCACCCTGGGTGACAAAAACCACGACCACCAGCGCGACTATCAACTGGCGGCAGGATACAAACGGGACGGCTACGGTTGCGTATGCCACAACACAATCCTATACCCTGAACCACCGGCTGGATTCCACGATACCGGATACATCGGCCACGCCGTACCACCATGTCCAGCTTGAGGGCCTTGCACCGGATACATCCTACACTTATCTTGTGCAACCCGAAGGCAACCCCGGCGTCTTTTCCTATCGGACGTTCCGTACCATGCCGGAAAATGGCCCGTATACCTTCATCGTGATGAGCGATCCGCAGGACAGCACAAAGTTCACCGAGAACATGCGGTTCCATTACGTTGCAGCTGCAATCGCAAAGGAACCGGATGTACGCTTCATCCTCGCGGGCGGGGATTACGCCCGGCTGGACGACTTCGGCCGCTGGGGGATTTTTTTTAATAACGCTGACGGGATGCTTTCCAATACCACCATCTTCCCGACGGTCGGCAACCATGAATTCCATAATATCACCGGCAGCACCGTACCTTCCCCTGCAATAAATTACCGCCAGGCATTTGCGGTACCGTTGAACTACAGCTTCGATGTTGCCGGGGTCCGGTATATCAGCCTGGACACCCAGGACCCGACCCTGCCGGACCCGAACCCGGCTCTCGGCCCGCCATTCTCCGATGCCATTGTGGCGGGACAGGAGTCCTGGCTCCGGCAACAACTGGACAACCAGTTATACGGGACGTTTACGATCCAGCACCAGCCCAACTGGCGGGATGACTATACAACTCTCTTTCCCACTGCGGGACCCTGGGAGAAACTGTACCATACGTACAATCTCAGTGCATCGTTTGCGGGGCACAATCATAACTACGAGCGGTTTTCCATTCAGGGAACACCCTACTTGATTGTCGGCACTGCCGGGGGCTTTTCCATGCCACTCAATGCCACCCCTCCGGCCGGGTACCAGACGGGTTCAACACGACGGCTCGGGTACCTTAAGGTAATGGTGGATCCGGCCGGTAATTCGGCAACTGCAGAGGAAATCACCGTGGGCTATGTCCTGCACGATAATGACAACGAGACGCCGGTCATCTACCCGGCACCGGTCATTGATGACACGATCACGTTCCCCTTAAACGCGAGACGGGCGGATTTTGTAGGACACGGTGCAGCACCGGCAATGAACGGCAACGGAAACGTCCCGACAGGATCATTGGCGGGATTTTCCCCGGTAATTCTTGCGGCCGGGGTTATTGTCATACTGGTTGCAGTTCTTGGGGGCATTATGTACCTGAAGAGACAGCGCAGCCGGGATCCTGCAATAAAAAAACCGTGATAGCGTACGAAAATAAATAAAAAATATCTGTCCGGGCACCGGGAGATCTCCCGGATTCATCCGGACCCCCTGTTCACGCAGAATATCCCGGTGTTTTCGATCGGACAGGAGGGGATCTCACTTTTGCAGACACCGGTCCGGGCTTTGTTTTGGTATCTTGAGGGGGGACGGAAGCGATGGCGTGGGTGAAGGGGGTTGTGAAGTGATAAGGAGAGGACGAGGGCAAGCAGAGTAGTGGGGGAGTCTGCCTGTCGCATTGCACATTAGGGGCATCCCGGGAAATTCTCTCCCGGGTATGAGGGGGAAAATATTATTTTCGGAGGTTGACCGGGCCAGGCTCCAGATACAGTCCGGCACCGAGCAGCCAGGTCCCGTCAACATCCGTCACGTAACTGATCTTGAGCTGGGTGGTGTTGGTCGATGGATTTACCGAATAATACTCAACGATGCCATTTCCGGAACGGGCGCTGTTGAGCATAGCCTGGATATGGTATGTTCCCATGACA
The sequence above is drawn from the Methanomicrobiales archaeon HGW-Methanomicrobiales-1 genome and encodes:
- a CDS encoding sodium:calcium antiporter, with the translated sequence MKAFHIAMILFLMVVSVSLAGCTSTVADPKITDMKAVAGQLTVSINNDLGELKAGIQNNSHVLSTTGLSGPGAEAALAENLMRHPWAVSSLVISRDGIVTTAVPRNHAGMVGMNLSWQSQVRKANTERVPVVSGVFRMEEGFTGISQSYPVFSASGEYLGYTDITYPADVFLGRHIEPVIRSTGYDVWVTQLDGTEVFDTTKEEIGKNIVSDPVYADPVLQEFVSKIIKEPSGTANYVFWDKEWNRNVTKTAVWETAGIDGATWRVVVTSIDREAAVKTTKIPANVTGATDARSANLTRFVNAAHAYAQEHGKEAALREFNNVNGSFIDGDLYVFAYTMNGTVIALPYQQGLLGTDRTGITDSNGVAFIDRMTEVARDGGGSVYYIYPNPGDNYREEFKFSTVMPVDNEWFVGAGMYLPELPAGFNTTEREELVQRVKLARGYAQVQGAGRAIADFNDRNGTFADGSRYIFAYANNGTTLALPFQPELIGSNRLNFSDTHGVKIIEWEISAAKRGGGFVYVDYLNPDTGLPGLKLCYVAPVDDTWFVGSGIYADRQ
- a CDS encoding nucleotide-binding protein, with the translated sequence MTSYLIDTNILIYYLAGSIPDDEKPVLDRILQESFNISIITRIELLGWKDHTPEGLEKARSLLDCARCLPLTDTLAEKTIELRTRVNIALPDAVIAASALSLDATLVTRNERDFDQVPDLVIYNPFSKIA
- a CDS encoding peptidase U34, with amino-acid sequence MAILSTNRFPALLLALILLCSPALACTSFIITPGASADGSMYVGHTNDGFGASVVGHKVANESSQIIYVPAADHPEGAMRAVNYDPNSGSDEPTSVKEAQSKPLAYIPEVKHTYGYYTGSYGIINEHQLMSGEVTTGAKVQPVSDPKNRIFYSSELSNIALERTRTAKEAVTLIGQLIDQYGYYGTGETLLFGDPKEAWVIEMCGGTPDGKGGLWVAQKVPNGEIFVTANTFRIRDVVPGNPNQMYSASLFPAAKANGWWNESQGNLDWLNTVSEGEYSHPYYSLGRVWSLYSRIAPSRNFTPYVTDTYSKEYPFSLAPDKKLSTADAFALFRNHYEGTVWDLTTGPAAGPFGNPYRWRGPFDDHGHIIFGEVKPGAWPRAVSEMFCGYSYINQGRSWLPDPIGGIAWFGFAQPAETLYIPFYAGGTQVPAEWSNTDRSTFSRDQAWWAFNYVTNWATLNYRAMSGDIKARQQAIEQRQFAVQPVLEENARQLYYTQGEDAARAYLTGYSTANALENKNDWWKLSDQLVVKYSNMMVSDFANGTTALPGYPDPWLQENKYQYGPRIYDAKDLQNVVGLAYVNVTVDTTPGNELNLIRETQRTTLTERIIEFIKGRFPEPARNLTHRIMKSG
- a CDS encoding bifunctional metallophosphatase/5'-nucleotidase; its protein translation is MASDSWRDRIPARQQILLGICALCVLLLAALFFAGYLFGPAPASHTNPNVQVKILAVNDLHGHIIPGQTLNNRPVGGIPVLASYLNAAMASGKADGIIIALPGDVMGGSPPQSGLLLDEPSMVFFNSYANQHCTFGSQPQDPSCNMVATLGNQDFDYGVAELMRMINGGNGTTNITHIVDPYPGSKLGYVAANVVWTANQTPVLPPYTLRDVGGVRIAFIGADTMTTPQLQNAANLDGVSFQDEADAINRYIPEIQKQGVHAIVVVLHEGGTQTPYDGPTQANGTVTGRVAQIVPRLDPDVDVVLSAHTHEFTNTYLPNAGGKPVLVTQAYMYSRGFADVDLTIDRASGEIVEKSAQIILTYADQAPGTSPDPAATEFLAEDENVLAPVMNRLIGVAAQNITRTQNSAGESALGDLLADGERAAMKTDVGFDTAGDIQADLSAGNISWNDLYAVQPASGTVLSMTLSGAQIRQALEQQWQQPLPPHNLIVSGLVYSWDKAKPAGSKVTAVTIRGVPLNPNSSYTVSTVAYLAMGGDGYTTFTRGTNMTYGPGDIDALVAYVGSLPQPVNVTTDGRIQRIN
- a CDS encoding transglutaminase produces the protein MNKFPVVSVITACVLIAVILAAGCTSEKTPVPASKGDALYAQGENEVRNNNLNAAETLFGLAQENYTAEGNTAAALKARDRDTITLMKLVPFPWNRSAAEQQVAETFSNMSVQERTALLDATKVTTITTDGEVMYSLDTVNNIWFHNPPLMQKRTAAMNYTPLYDQIIPLVRTPKTAGAGPYGEPVRYTGLGEISIPREELPKTGTFKLWMPLPVETGSQTNVTIISVEPARYVKSSTGTGADIGLVYLEVPLEEFNDPFLNVTTRFSFTQHEQRFTIDPVKVKPYNTNDPEYLKYTKASNNIALTPEMKKKAKEIVGNETNPYLQAQKIYWSIVDTFPYSHAPHSWINAMKIPESTYMLTTDIGDCGTQSVYFAALCRSLGIPARAPGGYQMIEGKAGTHFWAEYYLEGYGWIPVDVTAAEGADWSHNATADDRHQYKEYFFGSLDPYRYIIQKDVDVPLVPAINDPTMVDMGVQEPRAMCDTCTEDTKVWLSNYGKLTVTKE